From one Ursus arctos isolate Adak ecotype North America unplaced genomic scaffold, UrsArc2.0 scaffold_26, whole genome shotgun sequence genomic stretch:
- the LOC113257474 gene encoding olfactory receptor 8S1-like, with protein MASRNHSGITEFILLGLSTDPHVQVLLFVLFLIIYLLTLLGNLLIILLIHTDSNLHTPMYFFLSHLSFQDLFYSSVTVPKLLENLLSQRKAISVEGCLAQVFFVFATTGIEACLLSVMAYDRYAAICHPLLYGQVMNKQLCERLVWGSWVVAFLDALMNILLALNMDFCALQTIHHYSCELPSLFPLSCSDVSTNSAMLLCSALLHAIGTCLLIFFSYVRILSTILSISSTTGRSKAFSTCSSHLTAVILFYGSAIVRYLMPTSGSPLELILSIQYSVITPLVNPLIYSWKNKEVKAALRRMMIKYLQCLSTEEI; from the coding sequence ATGGCCTCAAGGAATCACAGTGGCATCACAGAGTTCATTCTTCTCGGGCTGTCTACTGACCCCCATGTCCAGGTTCTGCTCTTTGTTCTGTTCCTGATAATTTATCTCCTGACTCTGCTGGGGAACCTGCTGATAATACTCCTGATCCATACAGATTCTAAcctccacacacccatgtacttcttcctgagcCATCTCTCCTTCCAAGACCTCTTCTATTCTTCAGTCACTGTGCCCAAGCTGCTGGAGAACCTCCTGTCTCAGAGGAAAGCCATCTCAGTAGAGGGCTGCCTGGCTCAGGTCTTCTTTGTGTTTGCCACTACAGGGATTGAGGCTTGCCTGCTCTcagtgatggcctatgaccgctatgctGCCATCTGCCACCCTCTGCTCTATGGACAGGTAATGAATAAACAGCTATGTGAGAGGTTGGTGTGGGGCTCTTGGGTCGTGGCCTTTCTGGATGCACTCATGAACATCCTCCTGGCTTTGAATATGGACTTCTGTGCGCTTCAAACCATCCACCACTACTCCTGTGAGctgccttccctcttccctctctcctgctccgaTGTCTCCACCAACTCTGCAATGCTACTCTGCTCTGCCCTCCTGCATGCCATTGGGACCTGCCTCCTGATCTTCTTCTCTTATGTCCGCATTCTCTCCACCATCCTGAGCATCAGCTCCACCACAGGCAGAAGcaaggccttctccacctgctcctcccacctcacTGCAGTGATCCTGTTCTACGGCTCAGCCATTGTTCGCTATCTCATGCCAACCTCAGGCTCACCTCTGGAGTTAATCCTCTCCATACAGTACAGTGTGATCACTCCCCTGGTGAATCCACTCATCTACAGCTGGAAGAACAAGGAGGTGAAAGCAGCTCTGAGAAGAATGATGATAAAATATCTACAATGTCTCAGCACAGAAGAGATATAA